In Etheostoma cragini isolate CJK2018 unplaced genomic scaffold, CSU_Ecrag_1.0 ScbMSFa_4665, whole genome shotgun sequence, the sequence ACGCTTCTGAACGCCTCCTGATACATCTATAGGAATGGCAACCCCCCCGTCCACccatacaataataatatatggaCTGtcctcacacgcacacacataccatGGACTgtcccacacatacacatatgtatataatcGTTATATATTTTGCAAATCTAATCTGCCCTTATTTATCTTGTATTATAAACCCGTTAATACATATATAATCCTTTTACTAACAATCCCTTTTACTAACACTCCCGTATATTCTGTATAATCTGTGCATAGACCTCCTATATCCATATTTATACACTACATTTTATAGTCCCTtacaattatttactttttttccttatACATATACTTTATACTCTGTATAATCTGTATAATCTGTCATAGAGCtcccatatttatatttatatttttacacaacatcTTAAAGTTCCTTACTATTACATTTGTTTATACATAaaattatatacaatatttatacCCTGTATAGCAATTCTGGATAGATGTAAATCACATGTTGTTGCTTGTACTTGTGacagtgcaatgacaataaagttgaattgaattgaataataataatttatactacTGTCATTCATCGATGACTTCTCTGTTTGGGTGATGTGTGGATTTATCTCCTGGTGGACTCTTTTAAAACCCATCCAGCAGAACCGCGAGacccgttttggtttgaaagTCAGACTAGTTCCTATACACCAGGTTGAGGTAACGTCCTCCACATTCTTTCTGAAGCCCTCTGAACCAAATATCAATAATTCAGTGTGCAGCAATCGGAATAAGGACTTTTATCgcccattcttcttcttcatcctccgcCACAACtttgtcccgctactagtcccggagcgttgccaacacgcgcacacacactacatCAAAACGTTTGGAATGATCGGGAATGGGgggctatgacttttcaaagAGATTCGTCGCGCGGTTTTTCAAGAAATTGCCAAAAAACGGCAAAAGATTTCTCATTGGCTTGAATGGGAAATGCTCCAAACCCCCCCTCTTTGGGGCCGTGCGGTGTCGCCATACATTAAcatagaaacatgattaaaaggtTAAACCGAAGACGAGACTTTGGCGTTTATTGGCCGAATGGGCTGATTTGAGATTTCAAAAAGGTCTCGGAAGGGTTAAATCATGTAacactttcattatttttagttttattgttgttagGATGTGCACCAAGGACTAGACACACGGTTTAAACTtctagttattattattgtttttattcacaaagacCACGAAGACCTCCATCAAGGCGCgccctatctcacaatgttgATTAAGGATTACTGATGGTTGTGGTACCTGGCCAGGTGGGGTTGGCGGGCTCCCCGGGCCAGGGACCTCCGAGAGCGTCTTCcagctgcagagagagaagaagaaaacaagtaAACCCTCTGAAGCAGATCTACTGCTACATCCATTAAGGAGTTATTATTATACAGCCTTCACTTCCTCTTGTCAACAACAGgtcccacaaagatagtgccacaAACATGTgggtgtggttgtgtgtgtgtgtgtgtgtgtttgtgtgtgtgtgcgtgtgtgtgtgtgtgtgtgtgtgtgtgtgtgttggNNNNNNNNNNNNNNNNNNNNNNNNNNNNNNNNNNNNNNNNNNNNNNNNNNNNNNNNNNNNNNNNNNNNNNNNNNNNNNNNNNNNNNNNNNNNNNNNNNNNGCTGAAGAGGGGAATCAAGAAGGCCAAATACCACTACAAATGGAAGGTGGAGGACCACTTTTCCAACTCCGACCCCCGACGCATGTGGCAAGGCCTTCAGATTCTCACAGATTACAACACAAACACCTGCCCCGTCTCCTCTGATGTCTCCTTCCAAAATGAGCTTAACATCTATGCTCGTTTTGAGAGAGGGAACACCACATCTGCAATCAAGGCAGCCACTACACCAGATCAACCGCCACTGACTCTTCTCTCTACTGACGTAGGAGCGGCCCTGAGCAGGATTAAACCCAACAAAACTACGGGTCCTGATGGCATACCGGGACGTGTCCTCAGAGCGTGCTCTGAGGAACTGGCAGGAGTGCTGACGGACATCTTCAACCTGTCCCTGGCCCGCGCTGTGGTACCGACCTGCTTTAAGACTACCTCCATCGTCCCAATTCCCAAGAACTCCAACCCAACCAGACTCAATGACTACCGCCCGGTAGCTCTTACCCCCATCATCACTAAGTGCTTGGAGGGGCTGGTCCTAGCACACCTCAGATCCTGTCTCCCCCCCACACTGGACCCCCACCAATTTGCATACAGGCAGAACAGGAGCAGAGAGGATGCTATCTCTGTAGCACTGCACTCGGTCCTTTCTCACCTGGACAGCAAGAACACTTACGCCAAAATGCTGTTCTTAGACTTTAGTTCAGCATTTAATACTGTCATCCCATCACAACTCATTACCAAACTTACAGACTTCTGCATCAGTTCACTCATGTGCAACTGGTTGCTCGACTTCCTGACCAGTCAACCTCAACATTTTCGGCTGGACAACCACACCTCATCCACCATCATTATAAACACTGGAGTGCCACAAGGTTGTGTGATTAGTCCCTTCCTCTACTCTTTCTTCACCCAAAACTGCAGACCTGTCCATGGCTCCAACACCATTATCAAGTTTGCAGACGACACCACGGTGATTGGCCTCATTAGAGACAACGATGGGGTTGCCTACAGGGAGGAGGTGGACCGTCTGGCTGACTGGTGCGACAAAAACANNNNNNNNNNNNNNNNNNNNNNNNNNNNNNNNNNNNNNNNNNNNNNNNNNNNNNNNNNNNNNNNNNNNNNNNNNNNNNNNNNNNNNNNNNNNNNNNNNNNTTCTGTTACGTAGTACTCTGCTACGTAGTACTCTGTTACGTAGTACTGTTACATAGTATTCTGTTACGTAGTACTCTGATACATAGTACTCTGTGACATAGTACTATGGTACGTAGTACTCTGTTACGTAGTACTCTGTTACGTAGTACTGTTACATAGTATTCTGTTATGTAGTACTCTGATACATAGTACTCTGTGACATAGTACTATGTTACGTAGTACTCTGTTACGTAGTACTCTGTTACATAGTACTCTGTTACGTAGTACTCTGTTACGTAGTACTGTTACATAGTATTCTGTTACGTAGTACTCTGCTACGTAGTACTCTGTTACGTAGTACTCTGTTACGTAGTACTGTTACATAGTATTCTGTTACGTAGTACTGTTACATAGTATTCTGTTACGTAGTACTGTTACAGGAGTAGTTATTACTCATCATGATTAATTGAATGTTTTTGGAGAATTAAAGTCTGATTATTTTGATAAAGTTTAATATTTCTGGGAAATCTTTTGAAAATAGAAGTCAAAATTCTTTGACGAATAAAACtcgaattatttaaaaaatacttcaaaagtaaaaataaaaaatagaagtCAAAATTCTTTGACGAATAAAACtcgaattatttaaaaaatacttcaaaagtaaaaataaaaaataaaagtctaaatacttttaaaaaacaagtcaatttttttttttagataaaagtcaaaatattttaaaaaactgcccaaattttgaaaaaaaaataacagtcaaaataataaaaaataaaaaaaataaggtcaaaacatttttttatataaatataataaaatggaaACCACAgacatgaaatattaataagAAATATTACAAGaataatatttactgtacacgtaataaatgagaaaatcgtgacatgtacagaaattaataaatcaaaatgacGTGACCGTGTAAACTGGTGTGAGACCGGGTTGGAAGACCAGTACGAGCTTGAATCCAACCTGAGAGCCCGGGAGACCAGGATGGCTCCGAGACCCTCGACCCTCCATGTGGCCTTTGCCCAAGGCCCTGGGCCCCAAGTGGACCGAAGACGCCGGGGATCAAACCTCCAAGGTTTTACTTGAGGCCTGACtcaagtccggtcttggactcgagtctgGACgtgagaccgtttttctatggacttggacttgtctcggccactggtcttgccagatatggattttgggcttttggtctggaccgagtccaggtgtctttgtcACAATGTTAATAAAATTGGAGGGacagtgaaacccaaaatgattgtcttgatactgtcatgcataagaccttcattcctgtcctggactcggtcttgtctttgactcaaacctctttggactctgtattgtcttggacttgactactcctggtcttggacttgtctttgactcgacaaaggtggtcttgactgcAGCCCTGACTTGTATGgatacaaacagacacaaagtcCAACAAATTGCAGATTAACCCTTTATTTATGActcaaatacaacaacaactacaacaggGTCCACTGAGTACTTTCTGTGGATGGTTCACCTATAAAACTACACATGTTAACGTTTCCAAGTATCATCTACAGATCTATTAAAGATATATATTAAGCGACCTCCAGTTGATCTGAAGTAGATCTGCAACAGGAAATCGGTTGTGGAAATCCCAGTAGATCTCTGTTGGACCCCAATAGATCTCTGGTGGAACCCCAATAGATCTTTGATGGAACCTAATAGATCTCTGGTGGAACCTAATAGATCTCTGGTGGACTCCCAACAAATCTCCTGTGGATCCCCAGTAAATCTACTGGGGTCCACTAAAGATCTACTGGCGGGTCCACTAAAGATCTTCTGGGGTCCACTAGAGATCTACTGGGGTCCACCAAAGATCTACTGGGGGTCCACCAAAGATCTACTGGGGTCCACCAAAGATCTACTGGGGTTCCACCAAATATCTATTGGGGGTCCACCAGAGATCTACTGAGGGTCCACTAGAGATTTGTTAGGGATCAACAGCAGATTTACAGTTAATCTTTGGGTAACCTTCAGTAGATCTCTTGTTGATCCCCACTAGATCTCTGGGTATTTTTTTGCAAATCTGTGTTGGACCCCCAGTATATCTGCGGTCCTTCTCAGGGCAAAGTCTCCAGGTTGACCTTGGTCAGTTTGAGGTCGCAGTAGATGTTGAGTGTGTTGATGGATTTGAGGTTGGTGACCCGGTGTTGGAACGCCAGCACGTGAGCGTTGTTGACGGCCACCTTAAACTCCTTGTTGGTGCACAAGATCTTcatctgcaacaaaaacaacaccaaaaacCGTCATTAACTTGCTTTTTTGCAGACTGGCCCTTTAACTGCACGCTTCAATCAGAGACCCTCCGACACCTTACTGAAATTCTGGGTTTTTGCCTTTATGCTGATAAAGAAGCTGTTCCTCTGAGTCCCTGGACCACCTCTTCCACGCGGACCTGGGGGCAGTTTAGCATATCGAGGCAAACGTGCCTGGGCATGGGTATCAACGGTCTTTATAAATTACCTTAACTGTCTATTGTGTAATATGGAACGGATGgaatgggggagggggggggttgtttttgtgttatggacaactttggtctttttttagGTCCCCTCAAGTTGTTTTGTTAGTTGTGAATGTATTATTTTGCCTTTGAGGACCCCTCGAAACAAGATGCTAAATCTTTAGATGccacattttataattttacattttcataattctgtgttgacactgtaaaggttttgcttaattactgcacatgtgtgtaatgacaataaaagcttTCTCTTCTATTCTCAAGGGGTTCTTACTAATAAAGAATTTAAAGTTTGGTTGTACTGGGCCAGTGTGAGTACGCTCTTACTACTGTCTCATCCAGAATCTTAAGTCTGAACTGGGTTCTAGTCTGAACGCGGTCTTTTTCAGAATAACGCCACTACTGTGAATAACATGTTTATGTGTCAATGTCATCATTAGAAGACGTACAAAAACCAAACAAGGACTTTAGTCATCCCTCAcattcagacaggttgctcattATTAACAAAACCAGACCTAAACCTTGAGTCTTCTCAGTATGAATTAAATACTGGACCTCGAATGGCTGTCCCTGGACGAAGGGGAAGTTCTGCAGTTCCCGCTCCTCTTTCCCCCACTTGGTGCCGATGCAGCTGTTCCTGACGATCACCTTCCTGCCGCCGTCATTGAACCGAGGGTTGAAGTGGAAGGCCAGGTCCTGACCTGCGAACATGTCCACTGTGATCCTGAAACCAACAGACATCATTACACCGTGGACTGAACCCCCCAAGAGTTGTAAACTGTAGTAGAGTGTGTACCAATCCATGCATTCACTGTTGGAGGGTTCATACTGACTTGTCAGCGTTGGGGTTCACGATCCCAGCGATGGTGATAAGCAGCTTGTCATAAACTCCATTGGGGAGATTTTGTTTGTAAGGGACGGCCTGTCAACAGGAAACAGCTGTTAACTCCACCTCTCCAAGAATCCATCAATCCaaccatccattcatccaacaGTCCaaccatccattcatccattcatccaacaatccaaccatccattcatccaacaatccaaccatccattcatccaacagtccatccatccattcatccaacaatccaaccatccattcatccaacaGTCCaaccatccattcatccaacaGTCCACCATCCAGTCATCCAACAGTCcaccatccattcatccaacagtccaaccattcatccaaccaacagtccaaacatccattcatccaacagtccattcatccattcatccaacaatccaaccatccattcatccaacaGTCcaccatccattcatccaacagtccatccatccattcatccaacaGTCCACCATTCGTTCATCCCACAGTCCATCCATCCACGTATTACCAATTTAATTCAGTGTTATGTAAGGAGTTGGGACACAGATCTAGACCACCTTCCAACATTCCCGTCAAGAGCAACCCTTCGTTGCAACAGCAGCAAGGGGTAAACCtccttttaacaggcagaaacctctgGACCTGCATGTTGGTTGGGGGCCATTTGCCCCGAGCGGTTGGGTTGAGGGGCAGAGACACAGACCCAccaaaagacacagagacatcgATCCATTCAACAATCCATAAATCCATCCATTCCTCACCAGACTTTGTTGAGGGGTAACGGCAGGGGTAGGTCCGGGTCCAGGTCCTCCGGGACCGGGCCAGCTGGGGTTGGCAGGTGGCTGACCTCCAGGTCCAGCGGGCCAGGTGGGGTTAGGAGTTGGTCCTCCAGGCCAGGTGGGGTTGGGAGTTGGTCCTCCAGGCCAGGTGGGGTTGGGAGTTGGTCCTCCAGGCCAGGTCGGGTTGGCAGGTGGTTGGcctccaggtccagcaggccaGGTTGGGTTGGCAGGTGGTTGACCTCCAGGTCCTGCGGGCCAGGCGGGGTTGGCAGGTGGTTGGCCTCCAGGTCCTCCGGGCCAGGTTGGGTTGGCAGGGGGTTGACCTCCAGGTCCTCCGGGCCAGGCGGGGTTGGCAGCAGGCTGACCTGAACATGGTtatcaaaaatcacatttctttcTGATTTGACCCTATTTATCACGTCACTGttataatacaatacattgtGAAGAATGGCGGTGGGTGAACAACGCGAGCGTCTCTCCAGGACTTgctatttagtgtttttttatctatttttcacCAGACTTTTTTTCCAGAACAGCACCACATTGCTGTGCTACAACAGACAGGAGCTTCTGGAGCTTCGTAACTACAATGCTGACAATTTTATCGCCGATCTCCGACTCATCTCAGAGATCTCCAGAACACCGGAGGCTGGCCACTTCTCCCGGCCGGGCGGAAGGGCACGTAGGCGGCGACGAGAACGTAAGCAAAGACGGGGTAAGCGCGGAGGAGTGCGAGCTAAGCTAAAACTAACACCACACCGGCTGCCGCTACCCAGCATTTTCCTCGCCAATGTTCGTTCTCTGGCCAATAAAATGGANNNNNNNNNNNNNNNNNNNNNNNNNNNNNNNNNNNNNNNNNNNNNNNNNNNNNNNNNNNNNNNNNNNNNNNNNNNNNNNNNNNNNNNNNNNNNNNNNNNNACAGAGTACTACGTAACAGAGTACTATGTAACAGAGTACTACGTAACAGAATACTATGTAACAGTACTACGTAACagatgcaaaacacaaaaaagataaaaacatcggaacatattaaaatattaatataaactGTAAACTTGGTTTTCATCgtgttttagtcacttttttggGGCTTATTCAACTTTCTTTAATAGAAAAAAGATTGAATTGCTataacattgaataaaacacccaaatgtaTTGGAAGTAATGAAGTGATCAATCATTTTACttgtaaaatagttttattgAAATATCCACCGtgttttttgtgacaatttggtcaaaaaaacaaacaaattacctttttgaaaatgtgtgaaattgacccgaggacaacaggagggttaatgtaaaaaataaaaatgagtatACACCATAGACCCTTAATATTAATCATCTATACACATATACACGGTCTGGTATGCGCAAATGAAATCCTACTCAGACTACGCATCTCTTATTCTCCCATAGACGATCTTTGGCAGACGTCATTACGTCATGACGCAGCGGCTCCAGCTGGACGTCGCTGGCGTCGCTCGGTAGTTAGTTTAGCTCAGAGGAGCGGACAGGTTCGGTATCGCCGATTAAAACCGCGATTTAACGTATTTTAAGGACTTTTCTGGACATCTAACGGGCGGAGCCGACGGCGGGAGTGTCCCGGGTTAACGGGACCGACCGGGGGAGGAGGAGCGGGCTGTTCTGGTGCTTCAACGGACGGAACGGTTAGTGGGACCCGCTTCGctgttagcttctgttagcttcCGATGCTAACGCTGTCTGACACTATTGCAGTTTCACATGTACCTGAGTACACGTACTGCAGTACTGCACGTACTAATATAGTACTGTACGTACTAGTATAGTACTTATACGTACTACTATAGTACTTATACTAACTGCTATAGTACTTACAACTATACTACTCTACTTATTAGTATAGTACTAAATATTACTTACCAATATAGTACTGTTACTGTATTTATTACTATAGTCCCTGTACTTCAGTccagatgttgaggtacttgtactttacttgagtcttttctttctacttctactcttttgttactagttaatttagttagtctctctctctctctctgtctctctctctctgtctctctctctctctctgtctctctctctctgtctgtctctctctctctgtctctgtctctctctgtctgtctctctctctgtctgtctctctctcNNNNNNNNNNNNNNNNNNNNNNNNNNNNNNNNNNNNNNNNNNNNNNNNNNNNNNNNNNNNNNNNNNNNNNNNNNNNNNNNNNNNNNNNNNNNNNNNNNNNTACACCTGGGGGGTTACAGATTACACCTGGCTTTactaatcaacatttatttatcttttcctCTTTTAGGAAAGTTACCAGATGCGGTGAACTTTTGGCTCGGAGAGGCGAGCGCCGTGACGTCCAGTaagacctgaacacaccacgCCACACAACACGTCCTGTAGTTAATAATGgataaaataatgtgtgtgtgtgtgtgtctgtctgtctgtctgtctgtctgtctgtgtgtctgtctgtctgtctgtctgtctgtctgtctgtctgtctgtctgtgtgtgtgtgtgtgtgtgtgtgggttactgtgtgtgtgtcactgtctgtgtctgtgtgtgtgtgtgtgtgtgtgtgtgtgtgtgtgtgtgagttactGTGTGtgagttactgtgtgtgtgtcactgtgtgtgtgtgtgtgtgtgtgtgtgtgtgtgtcactgtatgtgtgtgtgtgtgtgtgtgtgtgtttcagtgcatAAAGACCACTATGAGAATCTGTACTGTGTGATTTCTGGAGAGAAGAACTTCATCCTGCTGCCGCCTACAGACCGACCCTTCATCCCCTACGGTAACCACAGCAACCGTCTCCATCCCTCACAGTAACCATGGTAACCCCGTGCACATCCTACAGTAACCACGTCACCCGCGTGTCTCCGTCAGGTGTGTACCAGCCGGCTGTTTACCGCCAACGGGACGACGGAGAGTTCGACATCGTCGATCAGAGCGGAGCGGAGAAGGTGCGTTCAGGGTCTGTCTGTAAATCTcagactctctcacacacacacacaaaaacacacacaaaaacacacacacatccacacgcaGAGAcgcgtacacatacacatagacagaaattgttattgtttaactatgagcccccccccccactcccccccaGGTGCCCTGGATCCCTCTGGACCCCCTGGACCCGGACCTGGAGCGGTACCCTGGGTACGGGGGGGCGCGGCCGCTGCGCTGCAGCGTGAGGGGGGGGGAGATGCTGTACCTGCCGGCGCTGTGGTTCCACCACGTCACGCAGTCGCACGCCGCCGTCGCAGGTCCGCTCGCTTCAACCATCCATCATTAATTGTCaattacaagtgtgtgtgtatatatatatatgtgtgtatgtgtgtgtgtctctgtgtgtgtgtgtgtgtgtgtctctgtgtgtgtgtgtctctgcagtgAACTTCTGGTACGACATGGAGTACGACATCAAGTACAACTACTACCAGCTGCTGGAGACGCTGGCGAATGATGTCATCGCCGCCGAATGATGTCACCGCCACCGAATGATGTCATCGCTGCCGAAAATAACTGTGAAATAAACTTAAACCGTCTGCCGAGTATTTCTGTTTCATTGagatttaaatatgaaaaactgAAGATTAAAACACATCTGAAGTATTCAGATTACTGCAAAAAGTACTCATTATACACTGTAATACTATA encodes:
- the lgals3b gene encoding galectin-3b gives rise to the protein PCSGQPAANPAWPGGPGGQPPANPTWPGGPGGQPPANPAWPAGPGGQPPANPTWPAGPGGQPPANPTWPGGPTPNPTWPGGPTPNPTWPGGPTPNPTWPAGPGGQPPANPSWPGPGGPGPGPTPAVTPQQSLAVPYKQNLPNGVYDKLLITIAGIVNPNADKITVDMFAGQDLAFHFNPRFNDGGRKVIVRNSCIGTKWGKEERELQNFPFVQGQPFEMKILCTNKEFKVAVNNAHVLAFQHRVTNLKSINTLNIYCDLKLTKVNLETLP